Proteins from a single region of Syntrophorhabdales bacterium:
- the cooS gene encoding anaerobic carbon-monoxide dehydrogenase catalytic subunit encodes MADEKGKDKVRSIDNAAITLIEKAQKENVSTVFFRADELKPCPIGVEESCCKICAMGPCRLPRPKKAGEEKDRAGVCGATIETIVSRNFARKIAAGTASHSDHAREVAETFLKTAQDEAQGFAIKDEVKLLEVALDYGIETEGRELREIAIDIGKKALEQFGKQDGELVYIKKAPLKRQEIWRKLGVVPRGIDREVVEIMHRTHMGVDQDYKHLMLQGTRTALADGWGGSMISTDLQDIMFGTPVPILGTFNTGVFKEDQVNIVVHGHEPFLPELLVTASKDPEIKALAEKVGAKGINLTGMCCSANEVLMRHGIPCAGNFLQQELALVTGAVELMTVDVQCQMQGLHDAAECYHTKLVTTSDRAKIEGAIHMEFHPDHGLDTAKKILKMAIENYPNRRHAVYIPAESQDAVVGFSHETINYLLGGLFRASYKPLNDNIVNGRIRGVAGVVGCNNVRTIHDSAHIAMIKELIKNDVIVLTTGCAAMACGKAGLLTPEAARLYAGSGLAEVCEAVGIPPVLHMGACVDNSRILVAATALVKEGGLGDDISDLPAAGAAPEWMSEKALAIGQYFVASGVYTVFGTTWPTLGSEKVTKHLFEEHEELYKGMWAFEPDPIKAAGMMIAHIDKKRKALGLDKGRERVLFDMAMRRALD; translated from the coding sequence ATGGCAGACGAAAAAGGTAAGGACAAAGTGAGAAGTATTGATAACGCAGCAATCACGCTGATAGAGAAGGCCCAGAAAGAGAACGTGAGCACCGTCTTTTTCAGGGCTGATGAACTGAAACCCTGCCCGATAGGCGTTGAGGAAAGCTGTTGTAAAATCTGCGCCATGGGACCCTGCAGGCTCCCCAGACCAAAGAAGGCCGGCGAAGAGAAGGATCGAGCCGGCGTCTGCGGTGCGACCATCGAGACGATCGTGTCGAGAAACTTCGCGCGTAAGATCGCTGCAGGAACCGCGTCCCACTCTGACCATGCCCGAGAAGTCGCAGAGACTTTTCTGAAAACTGCACAGGACGAGGCCCAAGGGTTCGCTATCAAAGACGAAGTGAAGCTCCTCGAGGTGGCACTCGACTATGGCATTGAAACCGAGGGCAGAGAGCTCAGGGAGATCGCAATTGACATCGGTAAAAAGGCGCTCGAACAGTTCGGGAAGCAGGATGGAGAGCTCGTCTATATCAAGAAGGCACCATTGAAGAGGCAGGAGATCTGGAGAAAGCTGGGCGTTGTCCCCAGGGGTATCGACCGTGAAGTAGTAGAGATCATGCACAGAACCCACATGGGCGTGGACCAGGATTACAAGCACCTCATGCTGCAGGGAACGCGCACTGCGTTAGCCGACGGCTGGGGAGGCTCCATGATCTCGACCGATTTGCAGGACATCATGTTCGGCACACCGGTACCCATTCTTGGAACGTTCAACACGGGTGTATTCAAGGAAGATCAGGTAAATATCGTGGTCCACGGCCATGAGCCGTTCCTGCCTGAGCTGCTGGTTACCGCCAGCAAGGACCCTGAGATAAAGGCGCTTGCCGAAAAAGTCGGCGCCAAGGGCATCAACCTCACTGGCATGTGCTGCTCAGCCAATGAAGTGCTTATGCGTCACGGCATACCTTGCGCGGGAAATTTCCTGCAGCAGGAATTGGCGTTGGTGACCGGTGCCGTGGAATTGATGACCGTGGACGTGCAGTGCCAGATGCAGGGCCTCCACGATGCCGCAGAATGCTACCACACCAAGCTCGTGACCACCTCCGATCGTGCGAAGATCGAAGGCGCCATCCACATGGAGTTCCATCCTGACCACGGCCTCGACACAGCGAAGAAAATCCTCAAGATGGCCATAGAGAACTACCCGAACAGGCGCCACGCGGTTTACATTCCTGCGGAGTCACAGGATGCAGTCGTAGGCTTCAGCCATGAAACGATAAACTATCTGCTGGGCGGGCTCTTCCGCGCAAGCTACAAGCCGCTCAATGACAATATCGTCAACGGCAGAATAAGGGGCGTTGCGGGTGTTGTCGGTTGCAACAATGTGCGCACGATCCATGATTCGGCGCATATCGCCATGATCAAGGAGCTGATCAAGAATGACGTAATTGTGCTCACCACGGGCTGCGCGGCAATGGCATGCGGCAAGGCAGGCCTTCTCACGCCTGAGGCAGCGCGGCTCTATGCAGGCTCAGGACTCGCCGAAGTATGCGAGGCAGTCGGCATCCCGCCAGTGCTCCACATGGGCGCATGCGTTGACAACTCCAGAATTCTCGTCGCTGCAACCGCTCTGGTGAAAGAAGGCGGCCTGGGTGACGATATCAGCGATCTTCCCGCGGCAGGTGCTGCACCGGAGTGGATGAGCGAGAAAGCGCTCGCGATCGGTCAGTACTTTGTAGCGTCCGGTGTTTATACGGTTTTTGGCACGACGTGGCCAACGCTCGGCAGCGAGAAGGTGACGAAGCATCTGTTCGAAGAGCATGAGGAATTGTACAAGGGCATGTGGGCATTCGAGCCTGATCCCATCAAGGCGGCCGGCATGATGATCGCGCACATTGACAAGAAACGGAAGGCTTTGGGATTGGACAAGGGCAGGGAAAGAGTTCTGTTCGATATGGCTATGAGAAGGGCCCTAGACTAA
- the acsB gene encoding acetyl-CoA decarbonylase/synthase complex subunit alpha/beta: MSKIIASAAIRGAQKIFNKVETKYKEVLEKYGPNQEIGFPNTAYYLPIIYAMTGIGVSKLGEFDKILSLCRKLIPSPVREKTPLPYLAPALDAGMATFFVEELYEAMRYLENPNCYVTGEDPTDGNIWLGAASDLIFRKRGVEFVDGTAPGFAAIVGAAPDAQTAAKIALELQEKNLYVFMCAENNGKRFSEQLVEAGVQVGWPTRLVSFGPDIYQAVFAIGFACRVAMAFGGVKPGDFRKNLIYNKDRTYAFVMALGEVTDEWYANAAGCINWGFPAIADTPIPEVLPTGICTYEHVVSNIPHDHIVQKAVEVRGLKVQVAKVPVPVSYGPAFEGERVRGEDIYLEMGGGKTVAVEWTTTRRMEEVEDGRVEVIGPDVGNVQAGTRLHFAMVAEVAGRNFQEDFEPILERQNHHLINQAQGIMHIGQRDIAWIRISKQAVEKGFKLEHIGKIIHAKYHQDFGAIFDKIQVKIYTDEPKVKEILEQARASYNHRDARVENMTDESVDTFYSCTLCQSFAPSHVCVVAPERTGLCGAYNWLDCRASYEINPEGPNQPIQKGEVLDARYGQFKGANDFVYKASRQKVNNVSFYSLMVDPMTTCGCCECIAAVLPMANGIMTVDRDYSGMTPCGMKFTTLAGSVGGGAQSPGFLGHSKYNITQRKFLVGDGGLARMVWMPKRLKEELHDRLVKRAEELGIPNLIDMIADETVATTEDEVVAYLTEKGHPALTMDSIL; encoded by the coding sequence ATGTCAAAGATAATTGCATCAGCGGCCATCAGAGGCGCGCAGAAAATCTTCAATAAGGTCGAGACAAAGTACAAAGAGGTGCTCGAGAAGTATGGGCCCAACCAGGAGATAGGCTTCCCCAACACTGCCTACTACCTTCCGATCATCTATGCCATGACCGGCATCGGGGTCTCAAAGCTGGGAGAGTTTGATAAGATCCTCAGTCTCTGCAGGAAACTGATACCGTCTCCCGTCAGGGAAAAGACGCCGTTGCCGTATCTAGCGCCAGCGCTTGACGCCGGCATGGCAACGTTCTTCGTAGAGGAACTGTATGAGGCAATGCGGTATCTCGAAAACCCCAACTGCTATGTGACCGGCGAGGACCCGACCGACGGGAATATCTGGCTGGGCGCAGCGAGCGACCTCATCTTCAGGAAAAGGGGCGTGGAGTTTGTTGACGGCACGGCCCCTGGATTCGCTGCGATCGTAGGTGCCGCCCCTGACGCCCAGACAGCCGCAAAGATAGCGCTCGAACTCCAGGAAAAAAATCTGTACGTGTTCATGTGTGCCGAGAACAATGGAAAGCGTTTCTCGGAACAGCTCGTGGAGGCTGGCGTGCAGGTGGGTTGGCCCACAAGACTTGTCTCCTTCGGTCCTGATATTTACCAGGCAGTTTTTGCCATAGGCTTTGCGTGCCGTGTTGCCATGGCATTCGGCGGGGTCAAGCCGGGCGATTTCAGAAAGAACCTGATTTACAACAAAGACAGAACCTATGCGTTCGTCATGGCGTTAGGCGAAGTCACTGACGAGTGGTACGCCAATGCGGCAGGGTGCATCAACTGGGGATTCCCGGCCATCGCTGACACGCCCATCCCGGAAGTGCTGCCCACGGGTATCTGTACGTATGAACATGTTGTATCAAACATTCCACACGATCACATCGTCCAGAAGGCAGTGGAAGTGAGAGGCTTGAAGGTGCAGGTTGCAAAAGTGCCTGTGCCTGTCTCTTACGGACCGGCGTTCGAAGGCGAGCGTGTGAGAGGCGAGGATATCTATCTCGAGATGGGCGGCGGGAAAACAGTCGCGGTTGAATGGACCACGACGAGGCGCATGGAAGAGGTTGAAGACGGCAGGGTAGAAGTGATCGGACCTGACGTAGGCAATGTTCAGGCGGGCACCCGGCTCCACTTCGCGATGGTGGCTGAGGTTGCCGGTCGCAACTTCCAGGAAGATTTCGAGCCGATCCTTGAGCGGCAGAATCACCATCTGATCAACCAGGCCCAGGGTATCATGCACATAGGGCAGAGGGACATAGCCTGGATTCGTATCTCCAAGCAGGCAGTTGAGAAAGGCTTTAAGCTGGAACACATCGGCAAGATCATTCATGCCAAGTACCACCAGGACTTCGGAGCAATCTTTGACAAGATTCAGGTGAAGATCTACACGGACGAGCCCAAGGTCAAGGAGATCCTCGAACAGGCGAGGGCATCCTACAATCACCGTGATGCCAGAGTGGAGAACATGACGGACGAGTCGGTGGATACCTTCTATTCATGCACTCTGTGCCAGTCGTTCGCGCCCAGCCATGTCTGTGTTGTCGCTCCTGAGCGGACAGGGCTCTGCGGTGCCTATAACTGGCTGGACTGCCGTGCCTCGTACGAGATCAATCCCGAAGGTCCCAATCAGCCTATCCAGAAGGGAGAAGTGCTCGACGCCCGTTACGGACAGTTTAAGGGCGCAAACGACTTTGTCTACAAGGCCTCGAGACAGAAGGTCAACAATGTAAGCTTCTACAGCCTCATGGTTGATCCGATGACCACGTGCGGCTGCTGCGAATGTATCGCGGCTGTGCTGCCGATGGCCAACGGCATCATGACCGTTGATCGTGATTATAGTGGAATGACCCCCTGCGGCATGAAGTTTACGACGCTGGCGGGTTCCGTGGGCGGTGGGGCGCAGTCACCGGGATTCCTCGGCCACAGTAAGTACAACATTACTCAGAGGAAGTTTCTGGTCGGCGATGGCGGTCTGGCACGCATGGTCTGGATGCCGAAGAGGTTGAAGGAGGAGTTACACGACCGGCTGGTCAAGCGGGCCGAGGAGCTGGGCATACCGAACTTGATAGACATGATCGCCGACGAGACTGTGGCGACTACCGAAGACGAAGTGGTGGCCTACCTAACGGAGAAAGGTCATCCCGCACTTACGATGGATTCGATTCTGTAA
- the acsC gene encoding acetyl-CoA decarbonylase/synthase complex subunit gamma, with amino-acid sequence MGLTGIQIFKLLPKTNCGDCGSPTCLAFAMALAAGKAELEKCPYVSDEAKEQLSEASAPPIRPLTVGTGEYAVKVGGETVLFRHEKTFFNKPGLAILITDATADTEVERRFGKLAELQFERVGLNLRPELVALKDTGNKEKFLGLVKKAAATPYAIILMSTDAGTMKEALDIAKEKKPLIYAATKENADAFGALAKECACPLAVKGANLDEVSALSEKLTGMGLKDLVIDSGARDIKGAFQDQIFVRRAALLSKYRPLGFPTITFPCEMTDDVMKETLIASLFVAKYAGIIVLSDFEGENVFPLLLERLNIYTDPQRPMTTEQGIYPINNPDQNSPVLVTCNFSLTYFIVSGEIENSRVPTWLCIMDTEGLSVMTAWAAGKFVGDAVGPFIKKSGIAEKVAHKKIVIPGYAAGIMGDLEEELPGWEIIVGPREAAHIPAFLKQWK; translated from the coding sequence ATGGGACTTACAGGAATCCAGATCTTTAAGCTTCTTCCCAAGACCAACTGCGGGGATTGCGGTTCTCCGACGTGTCTTGCCTTTGCCATGGCTCTTGCGGCCGGTAAGGCAGAGCTTGAGAAATGCCCCTATGTGTCCGATGAGGCAAAGGAACAACTGTCGGAGGCGAGCGCGCCGCCGATCAGGCCTCTGACAGTGGGGACAGGAGAGTATGCCGTCAAGGTCGGCGGTGAAACAGTGCTCTTCAGGCATGAGAAGACGTTTTTCAATAAGCCGGGTCTTGCAATCCTTATTACGGATGCCACGGCCGATACTGAGGTAGAGAGACGCTTCGGAAAACTTGCTGAGCTGCAGTTCGAGCGTGTGGGCCTGAATTTGAGACCTGAACTGGTCGCGCTCAAGGATACTGGGAATAAAGAAAAGTTTCTGGGTCTTGTTAAAAAGGCAGCGGCCACTCCGTATGCCATCATCCTCATGTCAACGGACGCCGGCACAATGAAGGAAGCACTGGACATAGCAAAAGAGAAGAAGCCTCTGATTTATGCTGCAACAAAAGAAAACGCGGATGCATTCGGAGCGCTCGCCAAAGAGTGCGCCTGCCCTCTCGCAGTGAAGGGAGCGAACCTGGATGAGGTAAGTGCGCTCAGCGAAAAGCTGACGGGCATGGGGCTCAAGGACCTCGTCATCGATTCAGGCGCCCGGGACATAAAAGGAGCTTTCCAGGATCAGATTTTCGTCCGCAGGGCTGCACTGCTCAGCAAGTACAGGCCTTTGGGCTTCCCGACGATCACATTCCCCTGCGAGATGACGGACGATGTGATGAAGGAGACGCTGATCGCTTCTCTCTTTGTCGCAAAGTATGCGGGCATAATCGTATTGAGCGATTTTGAAGGAGAGAACGTTTTCCCGCTTCTTTTGGAGCGGCTCAACATCTACACTGACCCGCAACGGCCAATGACCACAGAACAGGGGATATACCCGATTAATAATCCTGACCAGAACTCGCCTGTGCTCGTGACCTGCAATTTCTCATTGACCTATTTTATCGTGAGTGGCGAAATAGAAAACAGCAGGGTACCCACGTGGCTCTGTATCATGGATACCGAGGGGTTGTCGGTCATGACGGCCTGGGCGGCCGGAAAATTCGTGGGCGATGCGGTAGGCCCTTTCATCAAGAAGAGCGGCATTGCAGAAAAGGTTGCGCACAAGAAGATCGTGATCCCCGGCTATGCCGCAGGCATTATGGGAGATCTGGAAGAGGAGTTGCCCGGTTGGGAGATCATCGTGGGCCCGCGCGAAGCAGCTCATATACCGGCATTCTTGAAGCAGTGGAAATAG
- a CDS encoding dihydropteroate synthase: MVLRIGENLNVIAKKIGEALKDRNPAPIREMAEAEAKAGVDLIDINLGPARKAGAELMEWVVKTVQEVVPNIPLSLDTTNVEAMEAGLKAHKGRPLINSVSARPERMEVLVPLAQKYKAPYIALTLGVEGIPRDANERGMLAAEHLAKAAEFGIGEDDLWIDPIVLPINTQQIQVQGCTEFVMMLKDIAPTCKSTCGLSNISNGAPGHLRGILNRTYLIMLKRYGMYSAIVDAFDAEMAAICQDKMPGLEALVHKVMDGEPVDMAKLSKEEVEYVKTARVLLGQTLYSDSWLEL, from the coding sequence ATGGTACTGCGAATAGGAGAGAATCTGAACGTTATAGCGAAGAAAATCGGCGAGGCATTAAAGGATCGTAATCCTGCGCCCATAAGGGAGATGGCAGAAGCTGAAGCAAAAGCGGGCGTAGATCTCATCGATATCAACCTGGGGCCAGCCCGGAAGGCAGGGGCAGAATTGATGGAGTGGGTTGTCAAGACCGTTCAGGAAGTTGTGCCGAACATACCCCTCTCCCTCGACACAACGAACGTAGAGGCGATGGAAGCCGGGCTCAAAGCCCATAAGGGTAGACCGCTGATCAACTCGGTATCGGCCAGGCCGGAACGCATGGAAGTTCTTGTTCCTTTGGCGCAGAAATACAAGGCGCCCTATATTGCTCTCACGCTCGGCGTTGAAGGAATTCCGAGAGACGCAAATGAGCGGGGCATGCTGGCGGCCGAGCACCTTGCGAAGGCTGCCGAGTTCGGCATTGGCGAGGACGATCTGTGGATAGACCCGATCGTGCTGCCCATCAATACCCAGCAGATTCAGGTCCAGGGCTGTACCGAGTTTGTCATGATGTTGAAGGATATCGCGCCTACGTGTAAATCCACCTGCGGTCTTTCGAACATTTCCAATGGAGCGCCGGGGCATCTCAGGGGAATCCTGAATCGCACGTATCTCATCATGTTGAAAAGGTACGGGATGTATTCCGCCATAGTCGATGCCTTTGACGCTGAAATGGCAGCCATCTGCCAGGACAAGATGCCTGGGCTGGAAGCGCTGGTGCACAAGGTAATGGATGGTGAGCCGGTCGATATGGCAAAGCTCTCGAAAGAGGAGGTGGAGTACGTCAAGACTGCCCGCGTGCTGCTCGGGCAGACGCTCTACTCAGACTCATGGTTGGAGCTCTGA
- a CDS encoding 4Fe-4S dicluster domain-containing protein, producing MTGPASGPGFLREMEQKTGENIAACYQCYRCTNGCPALPEMDFSPHRLMRYVILGERERVLTSKMIWSCLQCTTCSIRCPNDIDIALVIDTLRKIAVKEGKAKNLDTWKFDNYFLDSVKKHGRLYEIETILKYKMDKKNFFEDTKMGMGMMRKGRMGLLPHNIKDREGMKALFKKARGE from the coding sequence ATGACCGGACCTGCAAGCGGGCCGGGCTTTTTAAGGGAGATGGAACAGAAGACGGGCGAGAACATCGCGGCGTGCTACCAGTGCTATCGCTGCACGAACGGTTGTCCTGCGCTCCCTGAGATGGATTTCTCACCCCACCGGCTGATGAGGTACGTGATCCTGGGCGAAAGGGAGAGAGTACTCACCTCGAAGATGATCTGGTCCTGCCTGCAGTGCACCACCTGCAGTATCCGCTGCCCCAATGATATAGACATTGCCCTTGTGATCGACACGTTGCGGAAGATTGCAGTCAAAGAAGGCAAAGCAAAAAATCTGGATACGTGGAAGTTCGACAATTACTTCCTCGACAGCGTGAAGAAGCACGGCAGGTTGTACGAAATAGAGACGATCCTCAAGTACAAGATGGACAAGAAGAACTTCTTCGAGGATACAAAAATGGGCATGGGCATGATGAGGAAGGGGAGAATGGGGCTGCTCCCTCATAATATAAAAGACAGAGAAGGCATGAAGGCCCTGTTTAAAAAGGCCCGAGGAGAGTGA
- a CDS encoding heterodisulfide reductase-related iron-sulfur binding cluster, with protein sequence MAATLAYYPGCSLKSSSKFYEASIQKIFGRYGIRLKEIDDWSCCGASAAPTVDERLGHALAARNLALAEKAECDLFAPCSACYNRAKVTNEMIRSDADLQKEMNSIIEPLQTSASVEVKNIIEVLDDYVGVEILARDRKYDLSALKVVPYYGCVLTRMMRVKPYDDKENPESMDRLLFAAGLNVLRWPFKMECCGASKTLTNKDMTRRLSDRIVDMAIVLGADAIVTPCPLCQMNLDLLPSLGRTKEALPVLFLSEVFELSLYGKMLGAASHMIAADTLLSKVKEA encoded by the coding sequence ATGGCGGCAACGCTTGCATATTATCCGGGATGCTCTCTCAAATCGTCAAGCAAGTTCTACGAGGCGTCCATACAGAAAATTTTCGGGAGATACGGGATCAGACTCAAAGAGATCGATGACTGGTCCTGCTGCGGCGCATCGGCAGCACCAACAGTAGACGAACGGCTCGGCCATGCGCTCGCAGCGAGAAACCTGGCGCTGGCAGAGAAGGCGGAATGCGACCTCTTTGCCCCGTGTTCCGCTTGTTACAACAGGGCAAAGGTGACCAATGAGATGATCCGCTCTGATGCGGATTTGCAGAAGGAGATGAACAGCATCATCGAGCCTCTCCAGACGAGCGCCTCTGTTGAAGTGAAGAATATTATCGAAGTTCTGGACGATTACGTGGGAGTGGAGATACTGGCGCGCGACAGGAAGTACGATCTTTCCGCATTGAAAGTTGTTCCGTACTACGGGTGCGTGCTCACGCGGATGATGCGCGTCAAGCCGTACGATGACAAGGAGAACCCGGAGAGCATGGACAGGTTGCTTTTTGCGGCCGGGCTTAACGTGCTCCGTTGGCCCTTCAAGATGGAGTGCTGCGGCGCGAGCAAGACGCTTACCAACAAAGATATGACCCGGAGACTTTCTGACAGGATTGTGGACATGGCCATCGTGCTTGGCGCCGACGCGATAGTGACGCCTTGCCCCTTGTGCCAGATGAATCTTGACCTTCTCCCTTCTTTAGGCAGAACCAAAGAGGCGCTCCCCGTGCTTTTCCTTTCGGAGGTGTTCGAGCTTTCCCTCTACGGTAAGATGCTGGGTGCCGCATCCCATATGATAGCCGCGGACACGTTGCTTTCGAAGGTGAAGGAGGCCTGA
- a CDS encoding ArsR family transcriptional regulator, with the protein MELEERLDFIKSYDPEGMEKLKRLLDRKSYLMDKNVYGETFTERQFSLIFDPLLRAGFDRARILKALSEKDATVPALAQELSMDESRTFDYMKDLLKRNLVEIVGFEERHPVYRKR; encoded by the coding sequence ATGGAGTTAGAGGAAAGGCTTGATTTCATAAAATCGTATGACCCGGAGGGCATGGAGAAACTGAAAAGGCTCCTCGATCGGAAGTCGTACCTCATGGATAAGAATGTGTACGGCGAGACATTCACCGAGCGGCAGTTCAGTCTGATTTTTGACCCCCTTCTGCGCGCAGGCTTTGACAGGGCCCGGATATTAAAAGCGCTTTCCGAGAAAGATGCCACGGTCCCCGCGCTCGCACAGGAGCTTTCTATGGATGAGTCGAGAACGTTCGACTACATGAAAGATCTGCTCAAGCGAAATCTCGTCGAGATTGTCGGGTTCGAAGAAAGGCATCCCGTATATAGAAAGAGGTGA